A section of the Methanosarcina mazei S-6 genome encodes:
- a CDS encoding MATE family efflux transporter gives MISNEEMKSGNILNLFCKFALPAVVGVLIAGIQGIIDGFFIGNAIGSHGLAGITLAYPPYLAIIAAGIIIGIGSSSLIALRLGEGKTGEALEIMNNAFPLCLIAGAVFTAGGLIFCRTSISLLGTNGPALSLASEYLHIIFAGSVFMILAIALDPLVRNNGKPRLCMKIMVAGVLANIILDYLLVMHMEMGMSGAATATVLSFVLPAVLLTHHLLSSQAKLRLRIKSMRVKTATALKILNAGVPSFVMQMSFALMLFVQNYMLLRYGSELAVSAYGVIGYIFSIFYMLFEGIALGVQPIIGFNYGAGNYGRVLKTLKLTILSCTLIGALGFTLIYLFPESLVQIFSQRDSELLDATLQGMDIFMFSLLVEGTVLLTAVYYQSINRVRAALFIHLGKIFIFLFPLLFILPHFFDLNGVWAASPATEYLMAAVVMVMLSKEFDFLRNSRKVEIKQPVTLKITSEVTSKHETSASRNTVKTGNEECTGFIPFKHTEREAS, from the coding sequence ATGATCAGCAATGAAGAAATGAAGTCCGGAAATATATTAAATCTGTTCTGTAAATTCGCCCTCCCGGCAGTTGTGGGAGTGCTTATCGCCGGAATTCAGGGAATTATTGACGGCTTTTTTATAGGGAATGCAATTGGAAGCCATGGACTCGCAGGAATCACCCTCGCATATCCCCCCTATCTGGCTATAATTGCAGCAGGAATAATTATAGGAATAGGCTCATCCAGCCTGATAGCCCTGAGACTTGGAGAAGGAAAAACGGGGGAAGCCCTGGAAATTATGAATAACGCCTTTCCTTTATGCCTCATTGCAGGAGCAGTCTTTACAGCAGGAGGATTGATTTTTTGCAGGACTTCCATAAGCTTGCTCGGGACAAACGGACCTGCACTTTCCTTAGCCAGTGAATATCTCCACATAATCTTCGCGGGCTCGGTCTTTATGATCCTTGCAATTGCCCTCGACCCTCTTGTAAGGAATAATGGAAAGCCCAGGCTCTGCATGAAAATAATGGTTGCAGGCGTGCTTGCAAATATTATTCTTGACTATCTTCTGGTCATGCACATGGAAATGGGGATGTCAGGTGCAGCCACAGCAACAGTCCTTTCCTTTGTCCTGCCGGCAGTGCTGCTTACTCATCACCTTCTCAGCAGCCAGGCAAAGCTCAGGCTCAGGATAAAATCCATGAGAGTCAAAACTGCTACCGCATTGAAGATCCTTAATGCCGGTGTCCCGTCCTTTGTCATGCAGATGTCATTTGCTCTTATGCTTTTTGTACAGAACTACATGCTTCTCAGGTACGGCTCGGAACTTGCAGTCTCAGCATATGGCGTTATAGGATACATATTTTCAATATTCTACATGCTCTTTGAAGGCATAGCTCTCGGAGTCCAGCCGATTATAGGCTTCAACTACGGAGCCGGTAATTACGGAAGAGTGTTAAAAACCCTGAAATTGACAATATTATCATGTACCCTGATAGGAGCTCTGGGGTTTACGCTGATATACCTCTTCCCTGAGAGCCTGGTTCAGATCTTCAGCCAGAGGGACTCGGAGCTGCTCGATGCCACGCTTCAGGGAATGGATATTTTCATGTTCTCTCTGCTTGTTGAAGGGACAGTTTTGCTCACTGCGGTTTATTACCAGTCAATCAACAGGGTCAGAGCAGCACTTTTCATCCATCTTGGAAAGATATTCATCTTCCTTTTCCCCCTGCTTTTTATTCTGCCCCATTTCTTTGACCTGAACGGTGTCTGGGCTGCATCACCAGCTACGGAATATCTTATGGCAGCAGTTGTGATGGTCATGCTTTCGAAAGAGTTTGATTTCCTGAGAAACAGCAGAAAAGTAGAAATCAAGCAGCCAGTAACTTTAAAGATAACTTCAGAGGTAACTTCAAAACATGAAACATCTGCTTCCAGAAACACCGTAAAAACGGGGAATGAAGAATGTACAGGTTTTATTCCTTTCAAGCATACTGAAAGGGAAGCCTCGTAA
- a CDS encoding lectin like domain-containing protein: MKGRNRIQEINTKYNNSKKKRVTIFSGLIFLLLILGSLTAFGADSSIPELAPENPEFEEYQESDISPEPDPFLDGHQIGLVPSPIELSYISDISVPKAASAPAYYDLRALNRLTSVKDQGTAGTCWAFASYSSLESYLKPGEDWDFSENNMKNLLSSAYQEGFDRDPNDGGNRIQAAAYLARWSGPVKESDDPYSTFSGVSPADLPIKKHVQDVIFIPDRADPLDNEAIKWAVQNYGAVYTTMHYNNTFYSPEYYSYYFNGTSEPNHAVAIVGWDDSYDRNNFSKVPPGNGAFIMKNSWGPEWGDKGYFYVSYYDSKAGNGSSVFTAENPENYEYIYQYDPFGWVSSMGYSKPLAWVSNVFTAKSDEVLKAVSFYTTDSNCNYEIYIYTDPVSGPINPAGPVLSKNGTCLTAGYHTIPLDSEVRLIAGQKFSVVIKLTNPSYRYLIPLEKPKDSWSSKARANTGESFISSSGSTWTDVNTSYANSNVCIKAFTNSVLLPIANFSSNITEGYAPLSVQFRDLSGHSTDRTWDFENDGNIDSVEANPIHLFSAPGSYTVNLTAISENGTNSKMGTINVLEKPFPPVARFYSDVTQGLAPLSVKFTDISENATERIWDFGDGTYSTAPAVAHTYSTAGKYTVSLIVNNINGTDTETKRKYITVSKK, translated from the coding sequence ATGAAAGGAAGAAACAGAATTCAAGAAATCAATACAAAATATAACAATAGCAAGAAAAAAAGAGTTACAATCTTCAGCGGATTGATATTTTTACTTCTGATTCTTGGTTCATTGACAGCGTTTGGGGCTGATTCTTCAATCCCTGAACTCGCGCCGGAAAACCCTGAATTTGAAGAATACCAGGAAAGCGATATTTCCCCCGAACCTGACCCTTTCCTGGATGGACATCAAATCGGTCTTGTACCTTCACCTATTGAGCTTTCTTACATCAGCGACATTTCTGTCCCGAAAGCGGCGTCTGCTCCGGCTTATTATGATCTGAGGGCTCTTAACAGACTGACCAGTGTGAAAGACCAGGGTACTGCGGGGACATGCTGGGCTTTTGCAAGTTACTCATCTCTGGAATCATACTTAAAGCCTGGAGAGGACTGGGATTTTTCGGAAAATAACATGAAAAACCTTCTCTCTTCTGCGTATCAGGAAGGATTTGACCGCGACCCCAATGATGGAGGAAACAGGATTCAAGCAGCAGCCTACCTTGCCCGCTGGAGCGGGCCTGTAAAGGAGAGCGATGATCCTTATTCAACTTTTTCAGGCGTTTCTCCGGCAGACCTGCCTATAAAAAAACATGTCCAGGATGTTATTTTTATTCCGGACAGAGCAGACCCCCTCGATAATGAAGCAATAAAATGGGCGGTGCAGAATTACGGAGCAGTATATACCACAATGCATTATAATAATACTTTTTACTCTCCCGAATACTACAGTTATTACTTTAATGGGACTTCAGAACCTAACCATGCAGTGGCCATCGTGGGATGGGATGACTCCTACGACAGAAATAATTTTTCAAAAGTTCCTCCGGGAAATGGTGCATTTATTATGAAAAATAGCTGGGGACCGGAATGGGGCGACAAAGGGTATTTTTATGTATCTTATTATGATTCAAAGGCGGGTAATGGAAGTTCTGTCTTTACTGCTGAGAATCCGGAGAATTATGAATACATCTACCAGTATGACCCCTTTGGGTGGGTCTCCAGCATGGGATACAGTAAACCCTTAGCATGGGTCTCAAATGTCTTTACCGCAAAATCCGATGAGGTACTTAAAGCCGTAAGTTTCTATACCACGGATTCAAACTGCAACTATGAAATTTATATTTACACAGATCCGGTCTCGGGCCCAATAAATCCGGCAGGTCCTGTTCTTTCCAAGAATGGGACATGCTTAACCGCAGGCTACCACACAATACCCCTTGATTCCGAAGTTCGGCTTATAGCAGGCCAGAAATTCTCAGTCGTTATAAAACTCACAAATCCCTCCTACAGGTATCTGATTCCCCTTGAAAAGCCTAAAGATAGCTGGAGCAGTAAAGCAAGAGCGAATACGGGAGAGAGCTTCATAAGTAGTAGCGGGTCAACCTGGACAGATGTCAATACATCCTATGCAAATTCAAACGTATGCATCAAGGCTTTTACTAACTCTGTTCTGCTCCCCATTGCAAACTTCAGCAGCAATATTACGGAGGGTTATGCTCCCCTTTCTGTACAATTCAGAGACCTATCTGGACACTCAACAGACAGGACATGGGACTTTGAAAACGACGGAAATATAGATTCCGTAGAAGCAAATCCGATTCACCTGTTTTCAGCTCCAGGAAGCTATACCGTTAACCTTACGGCAATCAGTGAAAACGGCACGAATTCAAAAATGGGTACGATAAATGTTTTAGAAAAGCCATTTCCTCCTGTAGCCAGGTTCTACAGTGATGTTACTCAGGGTCTTGCCCCCCTTTCTGTAAAGTTTACCGACATATCGGAAAACGCAACTGAAAGGATCTGGGACTTTGGGGACGGCACATATTCGACAGCTCCTGCAGTGGCCCACACATACAGTACAGCCGGGAAATACACTGTCAGCTTAATCGTGAACAACATCAATGGAACGGACACGGAAACAAAACGCAAATATATTACAGTCAGCAAAAAATGA
- the mprF gene encoding bifunctional lysylphosphatidylglycerol flippase/synthetase MprF: protein MKENGSTQEKALKVKRLVSYLLPAIIFALALWTLDKQMEQLGLSYILKSIASVPLSQIGIAILLTFLSYAALTGYDYLASRHINRTLPYKQVARTSFISTSISYTAGFNFLTGGSLRYRLYSGYGLSLAQIWEIIIFCISTFWIGFFFITGLLFTFYPLKLSEYAPEFPVPLNLAGILLLLLLAAYFYLSFKKHELELKGYKIRIPEPKIALMQLGLSSGDYLLPGSIIYLLLPANPQITLLHVLVFFALAQLIGLISTVPGGLVVFETIMLFLLDPYFGTVDIIGALVVFRLIYYFVPFLLGFLTLIFHEFESKKEFLKKAGKVTYSSLLEITPQVFSILIFLGGISLLFSGALPSDPRSLDKIVYFVPLPLIEASRMFGSIIGVLLLLLANGLWKRIDGAYVLSLIVLFLGGIFALLKDFDVHEAAVLLTMFILLLPSRKHFYRKSSLLHQSFSRENIIAIILVLVSFVWLGFFSYRNVEYSNELWWQFGVNSQASSFLRALVGVFFILLVLGTTKMLSPFSKDIHLPGNEELELAKEIERCSQETWGNLAFTGDKYLLFDDRKKAFLMYGISGKSWIAMGDPVGERDQIKELIWDFYEMSKLHQGRAVFYEVSEKYIPVYLDLGLTLVKIGEEAKVPLESFTLEGSAGKDFRYTVRNVEKKGYRFEIIPSEEVPALIPELKKVSDAWLEIKTGKEMRFSVGFFGEKYLSNFPLALVRNDEEIVAFANVWAGGNKEELSVDLMRYGSTAPDRTMEYLFIKLMLWGKENGYGRFSLGMAPLSGLEKRQFAPLWHKVGSLIFANGDYIYNYKGLRDFKEKFNPVWSPKYIALPTGFKKSLALKDIATLISGVKDPFKDFF, encoded by the coding sequence ATGAAAGAAAACGGTAGTACACAGGAAAAAGCCCTTAAAGTAAAGAGGCTTGTCAGTTATCTTTTACCAGCTATCATATTTGCCCTGGCTTTATGGACCCTGGATAAGCAGATGGAACAGCTGGGCCTGAGCTATATCCTGAAAAGTATTGCCAGTGTCCCTTTAAGCCAGATAGGTATTGCTATCCTACTGACTTTTTTAAGTTATGCTGCATTAACCGGTTACGACTATCTTGCATCTCGCCATATCAACCGTACCCTGCCTTATAAGCAGGTAGCAAGGACTTCATTTATCAGCACGTCCATCAGCTACACCGCCGGTTTTAATTTCCTGACAGGAGGCTCACTTCGCTACAGGTTATATTCCGGGTATGGTTTAAGCCTTGCTCAGATATGGGAAATCATAATTTTTTGCATCTCCACCTTCTGGATCGGGTTTTTCTTTATTACAGGCTTGCTTTTCACATTTTATCCTTTGAAATTGTCGGAATATGCGCCTGAGTTCCCGGTCCCCTTAAATCTTGCCGGAATCCTGTTATTGCTGCTTCTTGCTGCTTATTTTTATCTCTCATTCAAAAAGCACGAACTGGAGCTAAAGGGGTATAAAATAAGGATCCCTGAGCCGAAAATTGCCTTAATGCAGCTCGGGTTGTCCTCCGGGGACTACCTGCTTCCCGGGAGCATTATTTATTTGCTTCTGCCCGCAAATCCGCAGATCACTCTGCTGCATGTGCTTGTTTTCTTTGCACTGGCACAGCTGATAGGACTGATAAGCACCGTCCCTGGCGGGCTTGTTGTTTTCGAAACAATCATGCTGTTTCTGCTGGATCCTTATTTTGGGACAGTGGACATTATAGGAGCTCTAGTAGTCTTCAGGCTCATATATTATTTTGTCCCGTTCCTCCTGGGTTTTTTGACCCTCATATTTCACGAATTTGAATCGAAAAAAGAGTTCCTTAAGAAAGCTGGAAAGGTAACATATTCCAGCCTGCTGGAAATAACTCCTCAGGTCTTTTCTATTCTGATTTTTTTGGGAGGAATTTCTCTCCTTTTTTCCGGAGCACTGCCTTCAGACCCCAGATCACTGGACAAAATCGTGTACTTCGTGCCTTTGCCACTCATAGAGGCTTCAAGGATGTTTGGGAGCATAATAGGTGTACTGCTCCTGCTTCTGGCAAACGGGCTCTGGAAAAGGATCGATGGAGCTTATGTGCTCTCTCTCATAGTTCTTTTCCTCGGAGGAATCTTTGCCCTCCTTAAGGACTTTGATGTTCACGAAGCTGCAGTGCTTCTTACGATGTTTATTCTTCTTCTTCCCTCAAGGAAACACTTTTACAGGAAATCCTCGCTCCTGCACCAGTCCTTCAGCAGGGAAAACATAATTGCAATAATTCTGGTGCTAGTGAGCTTTGTCTGGCTCGGGTTTTTTTCATACAGGAATGTGGAATATTCGAACGAACTCTGGTGGCAATTTGGGGTTAATTCCCAGGCTTCAAGCTTTTTAAGGGCACTGGTAGGAGTTTTCTTTATCCTGCTCGTCCTCGGGACCACAAAGATGCTCAGCCCCTTTTCAAAAGACATCCATCTCCCCGGAAATGAAGAGCTTGAGCTTGCAAAAGAAATTGAAAGATGCAGTCAGGAAACCTGGGGGAACCTGGCATTTACAGGAGACAAATACCTGCTTTTTGACGACAGAAAAAAAGCTTTCTTAATGTACGGAATCTCGGGAAAAAGCTGGATTGCAATGGGAGATCCTGTAGGAGAGAGGGACCAGATAAAAGAACTTATCTGGGACTTCTATGAAATGAGCAAACTGCACCAGGGAAGGGCTGTTTTTTATGAAGTTAGCGAAAAATATATTCCGGTTTATCTCGATCTCGGCCTGACGCTCGTCAAAATCGGTGAGGAAGCTAAAGTTCCTCTCGAATCATTTACCCTGGAAGGCAGTGCAGGCAAAGATTTCCGCTATACAGTGAGAAATGTAGAAAAAAAGGGTTACAGGTTTGAAATCATACCCTCAGAAGAAGTACCCGCCCTGATCCCCGAGCTCAAAAAAGTTTCGGATGCCTGGCTGGAAATAAAAACCGGAAAAGAGATGAGGTTCTCAGTGGGCTTTTTTGGTGAGAAGTACCTGAGCAATTTTCCTCTCGCACTTGTAAGAAATGATGAAGAAATAGTTGCCTTTGCAAACGTATGGGCAGGAGGAAATAAAGAAGAACTCAGTGTCGACCTTATGCGCTACGGCTCAACTGCCCCTGACAGGACTATGGAATATCTTTTTATCAAACTGATGCTCTGGGGAAAAGAAAACGGGTACGGACGATTCTCCCTCGGGATGGCTCCTCTTTCAGGTCTTGAAAAGAGGCAGTTTGCTCCACTCTGGCATAAAGTGGGGTCTCTGATCTTTGCCAACGGCGACTACATTTATAACTACAAGGGCCTGCGGGACTTTAAGGAAAAGTTTAACCCGGTCTGGAGCCCGAAATATATCGCTCTCCCCACAGGATTTAAGAAGAGCCTGGCACTGAAAGATATTGCAACCCTTATCTCAGGGGTGAAAGATCCTTTTAAAGACTTCTTTTAA
- a CDS encoding type 1 glutamine amidotransferase, with protein MKIHALQHSALNTLGSIEEYIRTRNHSLESTRFYKTTNPPAPGSFDLLIIMGGPMGIYDYEENPWLRDEKAFIKQAIGAGKPVLGICLGAQMLADVLGARVYENRHREMGWFPVRAIAAESKPEILKGLPEEITVFHWHSRTFDTPAGAVHLFRSEGCKNQGFIYEGRVVAFQFHPEATDERIRSMIGRFGLEIGDGLYMQKKEEMLGQERYLAETKEFMFKLLDVFEKMVHSSMPEDI; from the coding sequence ATGAAAATCCATGCCCTGCAGCATTCCGCTCTTAACACACTCGGTAGCATAGAAGAATATATCAGAACCAGAAATCATTCTCTTGAGTCAACCCGTTTTTACAAAACAACGAATCCTCCAGCCCCTGGTTCTTTTGACCTCCTCATTATTATGGGCGGTCCCATGGGAATTTACGACTATGAAGAAAACCCCTGGTTAAGAGATGAAAAAGCCTTTATCAAACAGGCAATTGGCGCAGGAAAACCGGTCCTTGGGATCTGCCTTGGAGCTCAAATGCTTGCCGATGTGCTCGGAGCTCGTGTATACGAAAACCGGCACAGGGAAATGGGCTGGTTCCCTGTAAGGGCGATAGCAGCAGAAAGTAAACCGGAAATACTCAAAGGGCTGCCTGAAGAAATTACGGTTTTTCACTGGCACTCCCGGACCTTTGATACTCCAGCCGGAGCTGTACATCTCTTCCGGAGCGAGGGGTGCAAAAATCAGGGATTTATTTACGAAGGCAGGGTTGTAGCTTTCCAGTTTCACCCTGAAGCTACGGATGAGAGGATCAGAAGCATGATAGGTCGGTTCGGGCTTGAAATTGGGGACGGGCTTTATATGCAGAAAAAAGAGGAAATGCTCGGACAGGAGAGATACCTGGCTGAAACTAAAGAGTTCATGTTCAAGCTGCTCGACGTTTTTGAAAAAATGGTTCATTCCAGCATGCCTGAAGATATTTAA
- a CDS encoding DMT family transporter, which produces MFQVKKGPHLAVLLGCILYGMTGLFLAGINNLPITSIIFYRLFFGLAFIFTFLLATGRLGELKPGKRKFRLLLQGVIVTVNMFFYFLCVRETCFSVAILLEYTAPIYVMLASPFVLKEKVGKESIAALFLAIAGVYLVIRPEGGFGASDFSGSQLTGIASGLFAGILLAVIIMNVRVLKRDHSEFAIAFWGTAVSCILMLPFASETSFSVLAPNLSTLAAFGIVSVGIGGVLTTIGYANLESQTGSLLALIEPVAGVFFDLVFLGVALSTGTLAGCVLVLVAAILVSFNGSPKPAMNFTNFTDPAEVTEKY; this is translated from the coding sequence ATGTTCCAGGTAAAAAAAGGTCCTCATCTGGCAGTCCTTCTCGGTTGTATTCTCTACGGGATGACAGGCTTATTTCTTGCCGGCATTAATAACCTGCCCATAACTTCAATAATATTTTATCGCCTGTTCTTCGGGCTTGCCTTTATCTTTACTTTTCTTCTGGCAACCGGGAGGCTTGGAGAACTTAAACCTGGAAAAAGAAAATTTCGCCTTCTCCTGCAGGGTGTTATTGTCACCGTAAACATGTTCTTTTATTTCCTCTGCGTGAGAGAAACATGTTTCTCCGTGGCGATCCTGCTTGAATATACTGCCCCGATTTACGTGATGCTGGCTTCACCTTTCGTTTTGAAAGAAAAGGTAGGAAAAGAGAGTATTGCAGCTCTTTTTCTTGCAATTGCGGGTGTTTACCTGGTAATCCGGCCTGAAGGCGGATTTGGAGCCTCTGATTTTTCCGGCAGCCAGTTAACTGGAATTGCATCCGGGCTTTTTGCGGGGATTCTCCTTGCAGTTATCATTATGAATGTAAGGGTCCTGAAAAGGGATCATTCGGAATTTGCGATTGCTTTCTGGGGTACGGCTGTTAGCTGTATACTTATGCTGCCTTTTGCGTCTGAAACATCCTTTTCTGTACTTGCCCCGAACCTGTCAACTCTGGCTGCTTTCGGGATCGTTTCCGTGGGCATAGGAGGGGTTTTAACGACCATCGGGTATGCAAACCTTGAATCTCAAACAGGTAGCCTTCTTGCTTTAATTGAGCCTGTTGCGGGTGTCTTTTTTGATCTGGTCTTCCTTGGAGTTGCTCTCTCAACAGGTACACTTGCAGGTTGTGTTCTTGTGCTTGTCGCGGCTATACTTGTGAGTTTCAATGGCTCTCCAAAACCGGCAATGAATTTTACAAATTTCACGGACCCTGCCGAAGTCACCGAAAAATATTGA
- a CDS encoding alpha/beta hydrolase family protein → MNSKIVICLFLLLIIAACSGCVSKPAESEVNTDNNQDLKEVEGLWLGTLEVQGGMEVRLLFNISSSPDGSVNATMDSLDQGVKGIPVETVTYKDSKLRLDVKSIRGSFEGTLKEDGKTIEGEWKQSGISLPLVLSRIDETPDTRREQDPVRPYPYDEEEVVYENEGAGVKLAGTLTLPRSEGPFPAVILISGSGQQNRDEELLGHRPFLVLSDYLTQRGIAVLRVDDRGTGGSTGDFSQATSEDFAGDVLAGIDYLKSREEIDPTQIGLIGHSEGGLIAPIVAVESRDVAFIVLMAGPGITGEEILYLQSELISRAEGVDNETIARNNALMKSIYSAIKEEQNDEIAAEKLRKLMMDEMANMSEEEKQSAGYSEADLDAQIQSLLSPWMRNFLTYDPRPTLIKVKCPVLAINGEKDLQVPPEENLQAIEEALEAGGNQDYTVKELPGLNHLFQTSQTGSPSEYARIEETISPTALELIGDWISERTSAAVEKQ, encoded by the coding sequence ATGAATTCTAAAATAGTAATCTGTCTATTCTTGCTGCTTATTATCGCAGCTTGTTCCGGATGTGTCTCCAAGCCGGCTGAGTCTGAAGTGAATACTGATAATAACCAGGACCTCAAAGAAGTGGAAGGGCTCTGGCTTGGGACCCTTGAAGTTCAGGGCGGAATGGAAGTAAGGCTGTTATTCAATATTTCTTCCAGCCCTGATGGTTCCGTTAATGCTACAATGGACAGTCTTGACCAGGGAGTAAAAGGAATACCTGTAGAAACTGTCACCTATAAGGACAGTAAACTCCGCCTTGATGTAAAATCCATAAGGGGCAGTTTTGAGGGTACACTCAAAGAGGACGGAAAGACAATAGAAGGGGAATGGAAACAGTCAGGTATATCTCTCCCGCTTGTGCTTTCTCGCATAGACGAAACCCCTGACACGCGAAGAGAGCAGGACCCTGTAAGACCCTATCCTTATGACGAAGAAGAAGTGGTTTATGAAAATGAAGGAGCAGGAGTGAAGCTTGCAGGCACATTAACCCTCCCGAGGTCTGAAGGTCCTTTCCCGGCAGTGATCCTTATAAGTGGTTCCGGCCAGCAAAACCGTGACGAAGAACTCCTGGGACACCGTCCGTTCCTTGTACTGTCGGACTACCTGACTCAAAGGGGAATCGCTGTCCTGCGGGTCGATGACCGTGGAACAGGAGGTTCAACCGGAGACTTCTCACAGGCTACTTCTGAAGATTTCGCAGGAGATGTGCTTGCAGGTATTGATTATTTAAAAAGCCGCGAAGAGATAGACCCGACGCAGATAGGATTGATAGGGCACAGTGAAGGAGGTTTAATTGCTCCAATTGTAGCAGTGGAGTCCCGGGACGTTGCATTCATCGTACTGATGGCAGGGCCCGGAATTACAGGCGAGGAAATCCTCTACCTTCAAAGTGAACTGATTTCCAGGGCAGAAGGGGTGGACAATGAGACAATAGCCCGGAATAATGCCCTTATGAAAAGCATATACTCTGCGATAAAAGAGGAACAGAATGATGAAATTGCTGCAGAAAAACTTCGGAAGCTTATGATGGATGAAATGGCAAATATGAGCGAAGAAGAAAAACAGAGCGCCGGCTATTCCGAAGCCGACCTCGATGCCCAGATCCAGTCTCTACTATCACCCTGGATGCGAAACTTCCTGACATACGATCCCAGACCCACCCTCATAAAAGTTAAATGCCCCGTACTCGCAATAAATGGTGAAAAAGACCTCCAGGTGCCTCCTGAGGAGAACCTTCAGGCAATAGAAGAAGCCCTTGAAGCAGGAGGCAACCAGGACTATACGGTAAAAGAACTTCCGGGTCTCAATCACCTTTTCCAGACCTCTCAAACAGGATCTCCATCTGAGTATGCAAGAATTGAAGAAACGATTTCACCGACAGCTCTGGAATTGATCGGAGACTGGATTTCGGAGAGGACCAGCGCTGCTGTAGAAAAACAATAA
- a CDS encoding MarR family winged helix-turn-helix transcriptional regulator has translation MEDPREICGPIAHIYRSHLAYMAKELEDYGIGSGQFDFLMVLYRKDGISQEALAKILKISKATSTRAIQSLEKEGYVYRQKDENDLRAYRVYLTEKGKEMRDIILEKLNSFVDTLLSDFTHEEKENFRLLVHKASVKLCGSGIEQRCQEKQCDAK, from the coding sequence ATGGAAGACCCAAGAGAGATCTGCGGCCCGATCGCCCACATCTACCGGAGCCACCTTGCATATATGGCAAAGGAACTTGAAGATTACGGGATTGGGAGCGGACAATTTGATTTCCTGATGGTCCTGTACCGGAAGGACGGCATTTCTCAGGAAGCCCTTGCGAAAATACTGAAAATAAGCAAAGCCACAAGCACCAGGGCGATTCAGAGCCTGGAAAAAGAGGGGTATGTTTACAGGCAAAAAGATGAAAACGATCTCCGTGCTTACAGGGTTTACCTTACTGAAAAAGGGAAGGAAATGAGAGATATAATTCTTGAAAAGCTGAATTCTTTCGTTGATACTCTTCTTTCAGATTTCACACACGAAGAAAAAGAAAATTTCAGGCTGCTTGTCCACAAAGCTTCGGTTAAACTCTGCGGATCAGGAATCGAACAGAGGTGTCAGGAAAAGCAGTGTGATGCGAAATAA